Sequence from the Stenotrophomonas sp. 364 genome:
TCCGCGACAACAACAACGCGTCCACGTGACGCCTCCGACTGGTTTCTGAAATCCGCACCAGTCTGGGCCGGTATCCGTGAAAGGCACATGCGACCCGGTGACGCGCTGCTTCACTTTGTCGCAGGTGGAGCCCGGTTCTGGGGTGGTGGGTGGTTCGGTGGGCGTGGCCCTTCGGCCGGGGCTACCGCGAGCGTGAGGGCCCCTTAGCGGCCGGTAGGGGACGCCTGGCTTTTCGGGCCCTGTCGGTGGGTCGGGCGCTGGGACCCCATACCCTTGGAGGCGAAATAAAGGGGGAGGCGGCGGCCGCAGGCCGACGCCGGAGGACATTCGCCGGAAAGGGTATGGGGTCCCAGCGCCCGGCCCACCGACCACCGCTTGCCTCCCGCGCGAGCACACGCCCATGACCTGTGGCCCCTTCCTGCCGCCCTGGCGGCTGCTACGCTTGCCGGGTTTTCTACTACGGTGCCGCCCGCAATGCCCAGAACGCTGCCCTTGTCCCTGCTGCTGCTCGCCGCCCTCGGCGGAACCGCCCACGCGGCGCCGACGCCGATCACCATCGAGCAGGCCATGGCCGACCCCGACTGGATCGGCCCGCCGGTCGAAAGCGCGTGGTGGTCCTGGAACAGCCAGCAGGTCGAGTACCAGCTCAAGCGCACCGGCAGCCCCGTCCGCGACACCTTCCGCCAGCCGGTCAGCGGTGGCGTGGCCACCCAGGTGGCCGATGACCAGCGCAGCAGCCTGGACGTCGACAGCCCGGTGTACGACACCACCCGCCAGCGCGCGGTCTTCGTGCGCAACGGCGACGTGTTCCTGCGGGACCTGCGCAGCGGCGCGCTGACCCAGCTGACCCGCAGCAGCGAAAAGGCCAGTGCGTTCAACTTCGCCCGCGACGGCGGGGTGATCTGGCAGACCGGCCAGACCTGGTTCCACTGGACCGCCACCGGTGGCGTCCAGCAGGTGGCCAGCCTGAAGGCCGAAAAGAACCCCGACGATGCCCCCAAGGCCGACGTCCTTCGCGACCAGCAGCTACGCACCCTCGCCACCCTGCGCAATGATCGTGCCCAGCGCGACGCGCTCAAGGCGCAGGAAGCCAGCTGGCGCCGCGCCGACGCCACCCGTGCACCCGGCCCGGTTTACCTCGGCGCCGACGTGGAGATCGTCGGCAGCGCCCTCTCGCCCGACACCCGCAGCCTGATCGTGGTGACCAAGCCGAAGAGCTTCGACGAAGGCCGCGGCGGCAAGATGCCCAAGTACGTGACCGAATCGGGCTACGAAGAGTTCGAGGACACCCGCACCCGCGTGGGCCGCAACGATCCCGAACCGCATGCCCTGTGGCTGGTCGATGCGGTCACCGGCACGGTCAAGCCGCTCTCGCTGGACAACCTGCCCGGCATCGGCACCGACCCGCTGGCCGCGCTGCGCAAGGCCGCTGGCAAGGACGCGCTCAAGGGCAACCGCCCACTGGAAGTGCTGGCCGGCCCCGGCAACCCCGGCATCCGCTGGAGCGCCGACGGCCAGCAGGCCGCGATCATGCTGCGCGCCAACGACAACAAGGACCGCTGGATTGCCAGCGTCAGCCCGGCCAGCGGCAAGCTGGAAAACCGCCACCGCCTGACCGACAGCGCCTGGATCAACTGGGGCTTCAACGACTTTGGCTGGTCCAACGACAACCGCACGCTGTGGCTGCTGTCCGAGGAATCGGGCTACGCGCACCTGTACACCCAGCAGGGCACCGCCAAGCCGCAGGCACTGACCGGCGGCAAGTGGGAAACCTCGATGCCGGTGCCCAGCGCCGACGGCCGCGGCTTCTACTTCCTCTGCAACCAGCAGAGCCC
This genomic interval carries:
- a CDS encoding S9 family peptidase, producing the protein MPRTLPLSLLLLAALGGTAHAAPTPITIEQAMADPDWIGPPVESAWWSWNSQQVEYQLKRTGSPVRDTFRQPVSGGVATQVADDQRSSLDVDSPVYDTTRQRAVFVRNGDVFLRDLRSGALTQLTRSSEKASAFNFARDGGVIWQTGQTWFHWTATGGVQQVASLKAEKNPDDAPKADVLRDQQLRTLATLRNDRAQRDALKAQEASWRRADATRAPGPVYLGADVEIVGSALSPDTRSLIVVTKPKSFDEGRGGKMPKYVTESGYEEFEDTRTRVGRNDPEPHALWLVDAVTGTVKPLSLDNLPGIGTDPLAALRKAAGKDALKGNRPLEVLAGPGNPGIRWSADGQQAAIMLRANDNKDRWIASVSPASGKLENRHRLTDSAWINWGFNDFGWSNDNRTLWLLSEESGYAHLYTQQGTAKPQALTGGKWETSMPVPSADGRGFYFLCNQQSPGDYEVCAVDTASRQVREVTALNGVEDFSLSPDGQQLLVRYSGAYLPAQLAVVPTTGGQAKLLTDTRTAAYKAREWVQPKLVQVPSKHGAGVVWAKYYGPENPEPGKQYPIAMFVHGAGYLQNVHQRYPAYFREQMFHNLLVQQGYIVLDMDYRGSEGYGRNWRTAIYRNMGHPELEDYKDGLDWLVDTKQGDRAKAGIYGGSYGGFMTFMALFRSPGTFKAGAALRPVVDWHQYNHGYTANILNTPDIDPEAYRTSSPIEYADGLQDHLLIAHGMMDDNVFFQDSVNLTQKLIELHKDNWSIAPYPLERHGYVRPDSWLDQYKRILKLFNDNLK